One segment of bacterium DNA contains the following:
- a CDS encoding nitronate monooxygenase family protein — protein sequence MTALRIGDLVAGLPIIQGGMGVGISLSGLSAAVANEGGIGVIATAGIGMLEPDFFSNFVEANLRALRREIRAARAATKGILGVNIMVALSTYAELVTTALEEKIDIIFSGAGLPLNLPGFLTKDSVSKLVPIVSSGRAAALLCKRWTERFDYLPDAIVVEGPRAGGHLGFKTQQISDPAFALEKLIPDVIESVRPFALAAGKTVPVIAAGGIYTGADLLKFIRLGAAGGQMGTRFVTTHECDASLQFKQTYLESKEGDIVIIQSPVGMPGRAIRNAFIDAINMGEKKPFRCPYHCIVTCDYQNSPYCIALALVNAQKGNLKLGFPFAGANAYRTHEIISVKELMRCLMQEYADAEHAL from the coding sequence GTGACAGCATTGCGCATTGGCGATCTTGTAGCCGGACTCCCCATCATTCAAGGTGGCATGGGGGTCGGCATTTCGCTCTCCGGCCTCTCCGCCGCCGTCGCCAATGAAGGCGGCATCGGAGTGATTGCCACGGCCGGCATTGGCATGCTGGAGCCGGACTTCTTTTCCAACTTTGTCGAAGCCAATCTGCGCGCGCTCCGGCGGGAAATCCGCGCCGCGCGTGCGGCGACCAAGGGGATCCTCGGCGTCAACATCATGGTTGCCCTTAGCACCTATGCCGAACTGGTGACGACGGCGCTCGAAGAGAAGATCGACATTATCTTTTCGGGCGCGGGTCTGCCGCTGAATCTTCCCGGTTTTCTGACCAAAGATTCGGTGAGCAAACTGGTTCCCATCGTCTCTTCGGGACGGGCAGCGGCCTTGCTCTGCAAACGCTGGACGGAGCGCTTCGATTATCTGCCGGACGCGATTGTGGTGGAAGGGCCGCGGGCAGGCGGCCATCTCGGGTTTAAGACTCAACAGATTTCCGATCCGGCCTTTGCGCTGGAAAAACTGATTCCTGACGTGATTGAGTCCGTGCGTCCCTTCGCATTGGCCGCAGGCAAAACCGTTCCCGTGATTGCCGCCGGAGGAATTTACACCGGCGCGGATCTGCTCAAGTTCATCCGGTTGGGTGCAGCGGGCGGACAGATGGGGACGCGGTTTGTGACCACCCATGAATGCGATGCGTCGCTGCAATTCAAGCAGACCTATCTGGAATCCAAGGAAGGCGACATCGTGATCATTCAGAGTCCGGTGGGGATGCCGGGCCGCGCGATTCGCAATGCGTTCATCGATGCCATCAATATGGGCGAGAAGAAACCCTTCCGCTGCCCCTATCATTGCATCGTCACCTGCGATTATCAGAACAGTCCCTACTGCATCGCCCTGGCCCTGGTCAATGCGCAGAAGGGCAACTTGAAATTGGGTTTTCCGTTCGCCGGTGCGAACGCTTACCGTACTCACGAAATCATCTCCGTCAAGGAACTCATGCGCTGCCTGATGCAGGAATATGCGGATGCAGAACATGCTCTCTGA
- the dmeF gene encoding CDF family Co(II)/Ni(II) efflux transporter DmeF encodes MIDSISQTAGEHRHDFGQQAVQAGERRTLMVVIVTALMMVVEIAAGLFYGSMALLADGLHMASHTAALGLSYAAYVLARRYALDSRYSFGSGKMNSLAAYTSAVMLGLFALIMAYESVMRMLHPVTITIDQAIFVAVIGLIVNGVSVWILQGGHHHHPDEQDHHAHEHDHNLRAAYLHVVADALTSVLAIFALLGAKYLGWNWLDPLMGIVGAVLVARWSIGLSLVSARVLLDRQAPQALLHRIREALESAGGKVTDLHVWSIGPGIYAAAIEVQRAQKGSAAAFRQRLGAFSELVHVTLEVTES; translated from the coding sequence ATGATAGACTCAATCTCCCAGACAGCCGGCGAGCACCGGCACGATTTCGGGCAGCAGGCTGTTCAGGCCGGCGAACGCCGCACACTGATGGTCGTGATCGTCACGGCACTGATGATGGTGGTGGAAATTGCCGCCGGACTGTTTTACGGCTCCATGGCTCTTTTGGCGGACGGCTTGCACATGGCCTCGCACACAGCGGCGCTGGGCCTGAGCTATGCGGCCTATGTCCTGGCCCGGCGTTATGCGCTTGACAGCCGCTACAGTTTCGGCAGCGGCAAAATGAATTCTCTGGCGGCCTACACCAGCGCGGTAATGCTCGGGCTGTTTGCCCTGATCATGGCCTATGAGAGTGTGATGCGCATGCTGCATCCGGTGACTATCACCATTGACCAGGCGATCTTTGTGGCAGTGATCGGACTGATTGTGAACGGGGTCAGCGTGTGGATTCTACAGGGTGGACACCACCATCATCCGGATGAGCAGGATCACCATGCGCACGAGCATGACCACAATCTACGGGCGGCGTATCTGCACGTTGTGGCCGATGCCCTGACGTCCGTGCTGGCAATTTTCGCGCTGCTCGGAGCCAAATATCTGGGGTGGAATTGGCTCGATCCGCTGATGGGAATTGTCGGCGCAGTGCTGGTTGCTCGCTGGTCCATCGGGCTCTCCCTGGTTTCGGCGCGGGTGCTTTTGGACCGTCAGGCACCTCAAGCTCTGCTGCATCGCATTCGCGAGGCGCTGGAGTCTGCCGGGGGAAAGGTGACCGACCTGCACGTGTGGAGTATCGGTCCCGGCATCTACGCGGCGGCAATTGAGGTTCAGCGGGCACAGAAAGGGAGTGCTGCCGCCTTTCGCCAGAGGCTGGGTGCGTTCTCGGAACTTGTGCACGTGACCCTCGAGGTTACAGAGTCTTAG